In one Poecilia reticulata strain Guanapo linkage group LG8, Guppy_female_1.0+MT, whole genome shotgun sequence genomic region, the following are encoded:
- the olfm2a gene encoding noelin-2a translates to MIVFAAQVQNISQSMEVLDLRTFRDLQYVKNTEGLMKVVDGKLKVASENPRSLNPKGFQEVKDKVNQLLPLLPVLEQYKADAKMILRLREEVRNLSLVLMAIQEEMGAYDYEELRQRVLLLETRLHSCMQKLGCGKLTGVSNPITVRASGSRFGSWMTDTMIPSSDNRVWSMDGYFKGRRVLEYRTMSDFMKGQNFVQHLLPHPWAGTGHVVYNGSLYYNKYQSNIIIKYHFRSRSVLVQRSLSGAGYNNTFPYSWGGSSDIDLMADENGLWAVYTTINNAGNIVISRLEPQSLEILQTWDTGFPKRSAGESFMICGTLYVTNSHLAGAKIYFAYYTNTSSYEYTDIPFHNQYSHISMMDYNPRERVLYTWNNGHQVLYNVTLFQVIKTSGD, encoded by the exons ATGATTGTGTTTGCTGCGCAGGTTCAGAATATTAGCCAATCAATGGAGGTGCTAGATCTGAGAACCTTCCGGGATCTCCAGTATGTGAAGAACACCGAGGGTCTAATGAAAGTCGTCGATGGAAAGCTGAAGGTGGCCTCTGAAAATCCCCGAAGCCTCAATCCAAAGGGCTTTCAG gaggtAAAAGACAAGGTAAACCAACTGCTCCCCCTGCTGCCAGTGTTGGAACAGTACAAGGCAGATGCTAAGATGATCCTGCGTCTCCGAGAGGAGGTGAGAAACCTTTCCCTGGTGCTTATGGCCATCCAGGAGGAGATGGGAGCCTACGACTATGAGGAGCTGAGGCAGAGAGTCCTGCTACTGGAGACCAGACTACACTCTTGCATGCAGAAACTAG GTTGTGGAAAGCTCACCGGTGTCAGCAATCCGATCACAGTGCGTGCATCTGGATCAAGATTCGGCTCCTGGATGACAGACACCATGATACCCAGCTCAGACAACAGA GTGTGGTCCATGGATGGATACTTCAAGGGGCGGCGCGTCCTAGAATACCGCACAATGAGCGATTTCATGAAGGGGCAAAACTTTGTTCAGCACCTGCTGCCGCATCCGTGGGCCGGCACTGGCCACGTGGTCTATAACGGCTCGCTGTACTACAACAAGTACCAGAGCAACATCATCATCAAATACCACTTCCGGTCTCGAAGCGTGCTGGTGCAGCGCAGCCTCAGCGGAGCCGGCTATAACAACACCTTCCCATACTCCTGGGGTGGCTCCTCTGATATTGACCTCATGGCGGATGAGAACGGTCTCTGGGCTGTTTACACCACCATTAACAATGCTGGGAACATTGTCATCAGCCGCCTGGAGCCCCAGAGTCTGGAGATTCTTCAAACCTGGGACACGGGCTTCCCAAAGCGCAGTGCTGGAGAGTCTTTTATGATCTGTGGCACACTCTACGTCACAAACTCTCACCTCGCCGGTGCCAAGATCTACTTTGCCTACTATACCAACACATCAAGTTATGAGTACACAGATATCCCCTTCCACAATCAGTACTCCCACATCTCCATGATGGACTATAACCCCAGAGAGAGGGTCCTGTACACCTGGAACAATGGACACCAGGTCCTCTATAACGTCACACTTTTCCAGGTCATTAAGACATCTGGAGACTGA